The segment TCACTTGCATGCAGCGACAAGGCGGCTTCGAAACGAACACGCTGATCTTTGTCGCCGGCGGATTGAACGACCGCCGCAAGTACCCGCGGGTCTTCAAGAAATGGATCCGCTAACTTCAGTGCCGCACAACGGCAGAAAGCGTTTGTGTCGCGGCACATCATCAACACATCGGCGACAGTGCAAGAATCCAATCCGTGCAATGTCCAGATCGCGTGCAACCGCGTTGTCGCGGATGGATGCGTTAGAAGTTCGCGAACTCCTGCGGCTTGGTCCAATTCGTTATTCTCGACCAATAATCGCTGTCCCAAAAACTGCCGCCATCCATTGGACTCACTGAGCAGTTCTACGGCATCGGGTGGTTCGGTCGGTATCGAAAACGTCTGCGATGCTGATGTTGGCGTTAGTGCCGTTGAGGTTGTCGCGAGCGAGGGCGTGATCCGGTAGATGCGCCCGCGATCTTCACCGGCTCGCCAATCCAATTTATCGGCAATTTCGGGCGGCAAAAACTTGGGGTGCTCGACCCATAATCGATACATGTCCGCGAGATACAGCGCACCGTCCGGGCCTACCGCCAAACTTGCCGGCCGAAACCAAGAATCACTTGATGCAATAAAGTCACTCGACGACTGTGCTCGCTTCGCAGTGAACTTCAAAGATGTGCTCGACACAATCGATCGCGTCACCAAATGGCCAATCGGTTCACAGACGAACACACTATTCTGAAACGACTCATCACCTAGGTCACCGGTATAGGCCGTCGTTCCGCATGCCGATGTGTACGTCCCCGCATGTGAGAGATAGTTGCTCTTCATTTCCACAATCGGAAAAACCTTTGAATCACCGCCGGACGGTGCGACGTCATAAGACGTTTGACTAACGACGTGATAGGGGTTTCTAGCTGTGACATGCGGAGCCAAGAACGTCGTCATGATGGGGTTCCGATTTGTGCAGTAAAACCGATTCCCCCAACGATCGATGGTATTGCCGTATTGGCCCATCCCACTGTCCGCGCCAAATTCCATCGAATGAGGATGAAAGCGAAAGTCCTTTCGGGGCATCGAAACGATCTTGTCCGGCATCTCGGCTGAACTGACTTCTCCTGGTCCATAATTTAAGTAGACCCAATTATCGATACCCCATCGCGGGTTGCCGATCTGCATTTGCGGATGTGCCGGATTGAATCCTTCGAAAAGAGCCTGTCGCACATCGGCAACATGATCGCCGTCACGGTCGAGCAAGAATAGAACTTTGGTTTTCGCGCCGACTAGCAGTCCGCCTTTGTAGGCCATCAGACTATGAGCGAAGTCGAGGTTTTCCGCGAACACGTGTCGCTTGTCGGCGACGCCATCATGATCGGTGTCTTCCAACATCACGATTCGGGACAACGGTTGGCCACCTGCGGGCGGACCAATCGGGTAGTCACCGTACTCGACGGCATACATTTGTCCTTGCTGGTCAAAGCAGATCGCAACCGGATCTCGCACGAGAGGCTCGGCCGCAAACAGCGATATTTCGAATCCAGTTTCGATTTCGATGGCAGCCAATGATTCGACTGGCGATTTGGGTGGCGCGGTCACTTGCCCTACCCAGTGGCGTCCGCCTTGTTGACTCTCGATTACGTCGAGCGCCGACGTCGGCCCACCTTGCTCGTCAGCAAATCCCGATGGCGATGCAACAAAAAAAGCGAACAGCAAAAACAAACGCATGGATCACCGGATATTCTTGGGCTATTACTAGATCGAAATTTCTAGCGAGCGGCTTCACCGAGCAACTTCGCCGAGCAACGCTAACAGTGTTTGCCGCAGCTTGGGTTCTGCGTCGACTGACAGGTAGCTAGATTTGCAACGCCATGTTTCATATCCACCGAGTGCGTGCTGCCCGGGCGTTGGCAAGTAGCCGTTGTAACCATTGGCTAACTCAATCGTAAACGTTGGTTTCAACGGACTGAGTTGCTTGATCGCGAGTCCCGTTTCAACAAACGTTTCGCACGGGCTACTGACAATGCCGAGGTCGCCGATGCGAATTGCTTGCAACTTGACTTTGACCGCGGCAGGATACTTTGCCAAATCCAAAGTCTCATTCGCATAGATCAAACGACGGTCACTCCAAGGGCCGGGCGCAGCATCTTCGATTAGTTTCTGTGCGCGAGCAATTTCGTCTTTGTCCGGTCGTCGGACACCCAGCTCAATTTCAGTCTCTCGCATTTTTATTGGCACCCAGGTTTCAAATCGAACTCGCTGGTAGGCGGACTGTGCGGAAGCGGCAACATCGCCCGCGACGATGCGAATTTGCTCGAATGGTTGTTGATGCCCGCCACCTTCAAAGAAGTTGATGTTGTTGATATCTCCGCTGGTTCCGTTGGTCATCGCAGCCACAAACGGTGGCTCGGTTTCACCCGCATCGATTAAGTCTGCGATCTGGCGTGCGAACTGGCCGAAATAATCAGCCGACAGCGAATCGGCAGGAACACCGCCGACGTAATGCAGGCTGTAGTTCGCCCACACCGCAATCGGCCGACCGTCAATGGCTTGCACTGCGAGGACAGGAACTTCCGGATCAACAGGCCCGGCAGGCTGCAGCAGATCTCGACTATTGGCTGGTGGGTTCATCCGGACTCTGTCCGATCCGCGATCAAACGGATCGTTTATCGAAACCCCCGGACGCAAAAACCAACGGCGATTGAAAACTTGCCGCGGGTTGTTGCCGATCGCCCATCCAATGCGTGCAGGTTCCAACTGTGAGTGGGCACGAACGATACTCTGCGTGATCTGCTCGGTAAGAAAGCCGACATAGTTCTCAGCGGCTGGACTTTGAAAAGTCGGTGTGGCGCTTGCCGCGGTATGAGTGTGTGTTGCCGAACAGAGAATGTGCTGAGTCGGAATGCCGGTGATTCGCGAGGCCGCTTCCTTGGCGGCATCGTAAATTTCGCGAGGAATCATGCAACTATCGCAGGTCACGATCGCGATTTGCGTTTCGCCGTTGTCGATGACAAGACACCGAGCGTGCAGTGGATCATGTGCCTTATCCGCCGTGCGTCGCGTCATGCTGCCAGACGATTCGACGGGAAACGTGGTCGGCGTAATGTCGGCTGCGTAGGCTCCCGCGCGAAGAACTCGCGATGGCGAATCTTGCGACAAAACTGAAGTCGCCGACATCAACGCAGTCAAAACAAGAGTAATGAAAAGCGCCGGCAGAGAGATTCGATTCATGATTTGGCTCTTCGGAGAGGCAACAGGCAACCTTCACGGTCATTGTCCGTGAATGGTTTATCCCAATGATAACCCTACTCACCATCGTAGGTGGGTCGAACAAATGAAAGTGTCGCAAAGCCCCATCGATTCACTCGCTTGAACCACGTTCTACTGGCATGGAATCTCGATTGCTCAGTCCGGCAAGTCGCGTAAAGTTCATCGTCTTGGCGAAAAATCTTGCGAGACGGCACGCTCGGCAAGACGTCGCGTTGAGCGAGACTTCGAATCGGCATCGCGATGGGCGGCCATTGAAACGAATCTGCCGAACAGCACGAATTACCTAGACGAACCTGCCACTTCAGCATTTGCTTAGAATAGCGTTACGCCCGTCGGCAACTGCCAACCTATTAGCAACGAAAGCCAGAATGACCATGAATCAGCTTCAAAGACTGCGAACTTTTTCTAACCCGGTACGAGGAATCCTGTTTTCAGCCGCAGCTTGCTACCTTGCTGCGGCTTGCAACTTTGAGGGCACGTGTTGGGGCGACGAGCGACCGAATATTGTTTGGATCATTCCGGACGACATGTCTGCCAACTTTGCGTGCTATGGCGAAACCGCGATCGCAACACCCAACGTGGACAAACTGGCCGCGAACGGGGTCAAATTCACCAATGCTTATGTCACCGCGCCAGTTTGCTCGACATGCCGATCGGCATTCATCACCGGCATGTATCAAACCAGTATTGGTGCGCATCACCATCGCAGTGGCCGCGGAACAGAAAAAATCTCGCTACCCGAGGGAATCGAATTGGTGCCGAAACTGTTCCAGGACGCGGGATACCACACGTCAATCAGCGACTGGCCGATTGGCGGCAAACTCGGCAAGACGGACTACAACTTCCAGTGGGACCAATCAGTCTACGACTCCAACGACTGGGCCGACCGCAAAGACGGCCAGCCATTTTTCGCGCAGCTGCAAACCAAAGGTGGAAAGCTGCGTGGCAGCCATGCAGCCAGTTGGGAGAAAACAGCGAGTGCGGCCGAAAAGAAGCTAGGAAGTCGCACCACCGACGACCGGGTAGT is part of the Rubripirellula reticaptiva genome and harbors:
- a CDS encoding PVC-type heme-binding CxxCH protein; this translates as MRLFLLFAFFVASPSGFADEQGGPTSALDVIESQQGGRHWVGQVTAPPKSPVESLAAIEIETGFEISLFAAEPLVRDPVAICFDQQGQMYAVEYGDYPIGPPAGGQPLSRIVMLEDTDHDGVADKRHVFAENLDFAHSLMAYKGGLLVGAKTKVLFLLDRDGDHVADVRQALFEGFNPAHPQMQIGNPRWGIDNWVYLNYGPGEVSSAEMPDKIVSMPRKDFRFHPHSMEFGADSGMGQYGNTIDRWGNRFYCTNRNPIMTTFLAPHVTARNPYHVVSQTSYDVAPSGGDSKVFPIVEMKSNYLSHAGTYTSACGTTAYTGDLGDESFQNSVFVCEPIGHLVTRSIVSSTSLKFTAKRAQSSSDFIASSDSWFRPASLAVGPDGALYLADMYRLWVEHPKFLPPEIADKLDWRAGEDRGRIYRITPSLATTSTALTPTSASQTFSIPTEPPDAVELLSESNGWRQFLGQRLLVENNELDQAAGVRELLTHPSATTRLHAIWTLHGLDSCTVADVLMMCRDTNAFCRCAALKLADPFLEDPRVLAAVVQSAGDKDQRVRFEAALSLHASDAFAATEALIALAVSDGLDSSFADGLLTSLKERAGLVISGLVRNESFLTHGRDGGIPLIKRLATIVGARGDLAELRELFKLLGENTNHAWWKSAAIVGLGDGLPRYRGPQGRLNLVAMMENPPAELANEIVNLRMIFDSGQQIAMDANMPIADRRAAIELLKYQSFASSATSFRELLSIHQPAELQLAGIDALRVSGASDAAEVLLDRWSQLGPAVRGDAVAFLLSRTESTRTTLAAMASGKMNPAALSIDQRVRLLKHSDPGVSNQASELFGGVVSSNRQQVAQEYESALTKAADANHGKEVFTRVCAACHRINGHGHLAGPDLSDVRNRSKAALLYDILDPNSKVEPSFVAYTILTLDGGIYTGLVESETDEVIVLKMAEGKSMLIGRAEIDQMKASEVSLMPEGIEKDITPQQMADLLAYLKDRNDEN
- a CDS encoding neutral/alkaline non-lysosomal ceramidase N-terminal domain-containing protein, whose product is MNRISLPALFITLVLTALMSATSVLSQDSPSRVLRAGAYAADITPTTFPVESSGSMTRRTADKAHDPLHARCLVIDNGETQIAIVTCDSCMIPREIYDAAKEAASRITGIPTQHILCSATHTHTAASATPTFQSPAAENYVGFLTEQITQSIVRAHSQLEPARIGWAIGNNPRQVFNRRWFLRPGVSINDPFDRGSDRVRMNPPANSRDLLQPAGPVDPEVPVLAVQAIDGRPIAVWANYSLHYVGGVPADSLSADYFGQFARQIADLIDAGETEPPFVAAMTNGTSGDINNINFFEGGGHQQPFEQIRIVAGDVAASAQSAYQRVRFETWVPIKMRETEIELGVRRPDKDEIARAQKLIEDAAPGPWSDRRLIYANETLDLAKYPAAVKVKLQAIRIGDLGIVSSPCETFVETGLAIKQLSPLKPTFTIELANGYNGYLPTPGQHALGGYETWRCKSSYLSVDAEPKLRQTLLALLGEVAR